The stretch of DNA AAAATGTGGAATGGAACACTAAACAATAAAAAGATAGCAATGATAAAGAAACCATACATTCCTGCTTTAAATAATCCTTTCCCTTTATTCTCACTACCTTTTGTAAAAAAGGAAACGGTTAGTGGAATTAATGGAAAAATACAAGGCATCAATAAGGCAATAAATCCACCTAAAAAACCTTTTAAGAAGGTTCCTAATAAGGAATTATCTTTTTCTTCATGCTCCCCACAATCATTAATAGGGTTATCAATATCAATAGAAGCTAATTTTAATGTTTCACCTGAAGCTATCACAGGTGTATCACCTCCTTTTGAACCGTCTAAATTTAGAGTGAAATCTTTATTTTCAGGAGCTAAACATTTGGAATCGTCACAAACTTGGTAAAAGAATCCTGTTTTAATTTCTTTTAAATCAGGATTTGTAATTTTGATTTTTTGACGAAAGGTTACTTCATGACTATAATAACGTAAATTAGCCATAAAAACATCACTATATTCTTCGATTTTTTCTCCATCAATTTGTATGGTATCAACCAATTCATAATTACCTTCTTGATTTAGAAAATTAACTTCAGTTGGTAAACCTGCTTCCTGTTCATCCATAGAATACAAATGCCATTTATCATCTATTGTGGCTTTTAAGGCTACTTCATATTCGTTATCTCCTATTTTTTTAATGGATTCGGTTACTTTTACTGGATCAATAATTTGAGCTGAAACAAAAATACTTGTTACCAATAATAAAACTCCTAGACCTATTTTTCTTATCATAATTTAGTTATATACTTATTTTACTTACTTTTTGAGTGTTTTTACTTAATTTAAACCGATCATCCAATCGTAACCCTACAATCCAAATTAACTTTCCATCTCCATTTTCTAACAACCAAACTTGTTCTTTTTGATGTAAGGATAATTTTTCATCTTTAAAAAACTTACTCACTTTCTTTTTCCCTTTCATTCCAAACGGAAAAAAGAAATCACCTTTTTTCTTTTTTCTTAATACTAACGGAAAAATTAGTTTTTCCGTATCTACTTCTATTTCAGTCTGATGGTAAAAAGGCAAATTTCTAACAAAATCCTTTAAATTCAAGGTTTTTTGATCAAATTTTTCTTTTTCCAAGAATATTTTTTCTTCTGAAATAATAGTATTTCGAATTAAAAATAACTGTTTTCGACTTTTTATGATACGGTATTGGTCGTTAAATAATTGCTTTCCTGACACATTATTTAAAATATTCATTAAATCTTTCATTTCTAAAAAACCATAAGGACTAAAAATCAGGTGTAAATAGGTTTCTAATGGTTTCAAATTCAATAATCGTTCTACATCAAAAACAATCTCATTTGCTTCTTCCTTTAAAACTATCTCTTTAAGTGTTCTTTTTAAATCATTGTTAATTAATTCATTATACTGATTTAAATAATGAATTGTTTTTTGAAATTTATTTAAAAATTGATTGTTCATTTTTTCTAATTCAGGAACTACATTTAAACGTACATGATTACGTAAATACTTATCTTCCTGATTGGAAAAATCTTCTCGCCATTCTAATTTTTGATCTATGGCATAATTTTTTATTGCTTCTTTAGAAAAGGATAATAACGGGCGTATAATTCTATTTTCATTTTCTGGAATTCCTATTAATCCTTTTAAGCCTGTACCTCGAGATAGATTAATTAAAAAGGTTTCAATACTATCATTCAAATGATGAGCTGTTGCTAAGAAATCATACTTATTTTCATCCATTAATTTTGTAAACCACTCATAACGTAATTCTCGAGCAGCCATTTGAATGGATTGCTTACGATCAATTGCATACTTTCTTGTATCAAAATGGATGGTATAAAAAGGTATTTGTAATTGAGTTGCTACAGATTTACAAAAAAGTTGATCTTCATCAGCTTCTTTTCTTAATTTAAAATTACAATGAGCAACACTGATATTGTAATCTAAATGATGTAAAAGATAGGTTAGAACCATACTATCTACCCCTCCACTTAAGGCAATAAGTATTTTCTTCTTTTTTAAAAAAGAAAAATTTTTATTTATATGATCTTTAAAATTCTCCAATGTCACTATAAAAGCTAAATTA from Flavobacteriaceae bacterium UJ101 encodes:
- the tilS|mesJ gene encoding tRNA(Ile)-lysidine synthetase (Ligates lysine onto the cytidine present at position 34 of the AUA codon-specific tRNA(Ile) that contains the anticodon CAU, in an ATP-dependent manner. Cytidine is converted to lysidine, thus changing the amino acid specificity of the tRNA from methionine to isoleucine; Belongs to the tRNA(Ile)-lysidine synthase family; Contains 1 CMP/dCMP-type deaminase domain.; KEGG: fbc:FB2170_12466 tRNA(Ile)-lysidine synthase), whose product is MTLENFKDHINKNFSFLKKKKILIALSGGVDSMVLTYLLHHLDYNISVAHCNFKLRKEADEDQLFCKSVATQLQIPFYTIHFDTRKYAIDRKQSIQMAARELRYEWFTKLMDENKYDFLATAHHLNDSIETFLINLSRGTGLKGLIGIPENENRIIRPLLSFSKEAIKNYAIDQKLEWREDFSNQEDKYLRNHVRLNVVPELEKMNNQFLNKFQKTIHYLNQYNELINNDLKRTLKEIVLKEEANEIVFDVERLLNLKPLETYLHLIFSPYGFLEMKDLMNILNNVSGKQLFNDQYRIIKSRKQLFLIRNTIISEEKIFLEKEKFDQKTLNLKDFVRNLPFYHQTEIEVDTEKLIFPLVLRKKKKGDFFFPFGMKGKKKVSKFFKDEKLSLHQKEQVWLLENGDGKLIWIVGLRLDDRFKLSKNTQKVSKISI